The nucleotide sequence TCTTACTATATATGTGGGCGTCTTAATGTTGAGAAGTTTTATTTCATCATGAAATATATCCGCTATTTTTTTTGTCAATTCGTTTACGGATATTCCTTTACTTTTAGCTTCTTCAATTGCTTTATCTTCAATATCTGTAAAATTCATTAATCTCGTCACATTATAACCCATGTATTCCAAATATCTTTGGAGTATATCCTCAAATAAAAACGTTCTATAGTTACCAATATGTGGCTTCCTATATATAGAAGGTCCACATGTGAACATTTTAATTTCTTTTGATATGGGTATATCTAACTTATCAATTTTTTTACTCAAACTATTGTAAAAAGATAAATTTGAAGTAGTTTCATAGCTCATGAATTGGTTATGTCAAACAAATATAAAAACATACCTAAATAAAAAATATATTAAGACACTTTAAGAGTCTCAGATGCAATATTTATATCCTCAGAACTTTGTATAGCCTTTAAAAATAATTTACTTAAATCACTATAAACTTTCCTTCTTTCCCTTACTTCAACAATGTATCTTACATTGAAATTAATCCAATTGTCTGTTAGAGATATATAGACTTCTGGGACAACTGCTTTATTAGATAGGTAATATTTATTACTTAATTCAGAGATTTCTTTTTCAGCATTTATAACAATTTCTTTTGTATATTCTTTTACAATTCCTTCAATTAGTATTATGGCTTTCTCCCAATTACTCTCGTAAGATATTGGGATTTCAATCTCATCCCAAATGTATTTATTGTCCTTAGTATAATTATTGACAGTTGCATATAATATTTGGCCATTTGGAATTATAGACAATCTCCCTGTAGGTTGATCTGAAGATACCCATTCTCTTATCTCAAGTAAAGTTGTATTCAAGATTCCGATATCAATTACATCCCCATATTTGCCTTTGATTTCAATTCTATCGCCTACACTATATTCTCTAGTCACGAATAATACTATTCCTCCAACAAAATTCTTAAAAAATTCTTGTAAGGAGATTGCTACACCCGCGGCAAAAAGACCGTACGATATAACTAATGTTTGAGTATCTTGAACCCAAATTCTAATAATTATTGTGGCGGTGAGTATTATATAAAGTACATATATCGTTTTTTTAAATGAATATCTTGTTTTAGAATCCTTAATTTTATTTGAAATATTATCCTGAAAAAAATATTTAAAAATGAGATATGTTAATGTTATTGTTAAAAAACTATAATATATTTTATTAAGTATTATGTTGGTATAATCAATAAGGTAAAACAGCAAAGATAAAAATATAATTACAAACAAAATAAAGTAGAAGATTTTTTTCATATATACTATTTAATAAATAAAATTTATATGCTTTTCTTTATATTCTCTAAGAGAAAAAAATACTATATTTTTTGAAGTTTTTTGGATTGATAAAAATATCTTCTCATATTATTCAAAAACTTGTATTTCTTTTGTTTTTTTAACAAAATCTCCGAATTTACCTTCAAATCTAGTAGCTCTGATATCTTTGTCATCTATGTAATGGTAATTTCCGCCTCTTGGTTTTCCAAAAATAATATTGTGGTACTTAAATCCATGATCTTCCAACCATTTAACAGTTACGTCTCTTTCTTTTTCAGTTCTAGAAGTAAAAAACGTGATAATGTGCCCTTCCTCATACCACTTATTAATAGTTGCCTTTGCATTAGGAATTTCATTGGCTGTTGACATTCTTTCAGGCTCTTCATTAGGTATATCATCACAAATAACTCCATCTATATCTATAATGAAGTTTTTTAATCCTTCTAGGAGACGCGGGCTTGTTTTTTTTCCATTTGAACCAATGTGTTCTCTAAGATATTTCATTTATTTACCTCGCTAACATATATAATAAAAATTATACAATACTATTTATAGGTTATTATTATCTATAATTAGTTCATCTTGAAATATATACTCTAATTTATAGTCTTAAACTTTTAATACTAATGTTTCTTTTAATATATAAAGTTCTAATATTAAATCAATAATGTATGGAGATATTATGACTTACAAATTATTTATTTTGCTTATTTTTTTAATTATAATGGCTTGTTGTTTAAGCATTGAAAATAATACTCAAGATTCAACTTCTCTTTTAAAATATTATGATATTCAATATGATTCAATAAAGGGGGTCGATCCAAAGCTCAATAGTTTGGACATATATACAACAAATTCAGAAGAATTAAAACCAATTATGATTTATGTGCACGGTGGAGCGTGGAGATTAGGAGATAAAACTAGTGTAGGTCTAAAACCGCTTGCATTTACAGAAAAAGGATTTATTTTTATATCAATTAATTATAGGCTTTCTCCTAACGCTAAATTTCCGGTTCATGTACAAGACGTTGGAAAGGCTATAGCTTGGATTTATGCCAATGCAGAAAATTATGGAGGGGATAAAAAACAAATATATTTAATGGGCCATTCTGCTGGGGCCCACCTTGTAACTTTGGTATCGACAGATGAAAGGTACTTAAAAGAGAATAGTTTGAATCTTAATAACATAAAAGGGGTTATATCCCTCGATGCAGTTTATGATTTAGATCTTTTGTATAAAACCTATAATAATATACCTGAAGCATATATTCTTACGTTTGGAAAAGATCCTGAATTCTTAATATATTCTTCTCCTGTAACCTATGTGGAAAAAGATAAGGATATACCTCCAATGTTTATAGCATACTCTGGCGGCGGATTAGTTGGATCTTTGAGAAATAGAGATATACAATCAGAGAATTTTGTTAATAAATTGAGAGAATTTAATTTTTATTCAGAGCTAGTACCTACTTTAGACAAATCACACATGAGTATTAATAGTGATTTTGGTAATCAAAATGATTATTTAACAGGTAAAGCGTTTGAGTTTCTTGAACGTATTCAGAATAATTAATTTCAGAAAAAGATTTACTAAAAAGAAATATTTACATTTTGATTCAGTTAATCTCTTCTCTTCTGATCTGGGCATATTTTTTTAATATATCTCTCTCTTCAGATGTTAAATTCTTTGGAATTTCCACTTTTATTCTTACAAGTAGATCTCCAGTTCCAAATCCTCTAAGTTTTGGCATTCCTTTAGCTTTTAGTCTTAATATGGTATCCGGCTGTGTTCCAGGAGGAACTTTAACGTTTGCTTTTCCATCAATTGTGGGTACGGATAAAGAGCACCCCAACGCAGCTTGGGCCATACTAATTGATTGGGAATAAACTAAATCAGCTCCTTCTCTCTTGAAATTACTATGCGGAAGAACTCTAATTTCAACATATAAATCTCCAGGTGGCCCCCCAAGAGATCCCATCTCACCTTCTTGGGACACTCTAAGAGTCGTTCCGTCTTCAATTCCTTTAGGTATATCGATATTGATAGTTTTTTCTCCACGTACACTGCCACTGCCACCACATTTAGGGCACTTCTCTACTATAACTTTTCCCCTTCCACCACAAGTGTTGCATGCAGTTACTGTTGCAAATGTACCAAAAACAGTTTCTCTTCTAGCTTGGACCCTTCCAGAGCCCCCACAAGCAGGACATACTTTTGGTGGCGATCCGCCTTTTGAACCAGATCCTTGACAATCGGAGCATTTTAATCCTTTGTTCATCTTAAGAGATTTTTTTGTTCCTGTATATGCCTCTTCAAGTGTTATAGATATGCCTGTTTTTAGATCTCTGCCTCTTTGTGGTCTATAAGTGCCACCTCTTTGGCCAGAAGATCCGAAGAATATATCAAATATTGAATCGCCGAAACCTCCTCCGCCAAATCCTCCACCAAAAATATCTTCTAAATCTGAAAAATGAGTAAAATTACTCCATTCAAATCCTTCTCTACCGAATTGACTATTTACGCCTGCGTGACCATATTTATCATAATTAGTTTTTTTATTTTTATCCATTAAGACTTCATATGCTTCAGAAATCTCTTTGAACTTTTCTTCGGCGGATTTATCCCCTTTATTGAGATCAGGATGATATTTTTTAGCAAGTCTCCTGTAAGCTTTTTTTATTTCTTCATCAGTAGCGTTTTTTGTTATTTCTAGAACTTCATAGTAATCTCTTTTAGCCATCCTAAAACCTCAAAAATTAAAATAAAAAATAAATTAATCTTTTTTATCTTCGTCTGTTACCTCAAAATCAGCATCGTAGACATTATCGCCAGTATTTGTTTGGCCTTCTGTTTTTGGCTCTTCGCTTGGTTGTTCCTGTGCACTTTGTGTTTGCTGGTAGATTTTAGCACTTACTTCGTACATTGATTTTGAAAGTTTTTCTGTCTTTTCGTTTATTTCTTGAGGATTGTTGCTATTCATAGCATTCTTTAGTTCTGTAATTAATCCTTCTAATTCAGATTTTTTAGATACTTCTATCTTATCCCCGAAATCTTTTATTGCTTTTTCAGTTGTGTAAATCACTGTATCAGCCTGATTTCTAGCTTCTATCAGTTCTTTCTTCTTAATATCATCCTGGGCATGAACTTCTGCTTCTTTCTTTAGATTTTCAATTTCGCTCTTTGACAGATTAGCTGAAGCCTGAATTGTAATGCTCTGTTCCTTTCCAGTTCCCTTGTCTTTAGCAGTAACGTTTAGAATTCCATTCGCATCTATATCAAATGTAACCTCTATCTGAGGGATGCCTCTTGGAGCAGGAGGTATTCCACTTAATGTAAATTTACCAAGTGTATGGTTGTCAGCTGCAATTGGCCTTTCTCCTTGGAGTACATGTATCTCTACTGAAGACTGGTTGTCTGTTGCTGTGGAGAATACTTCACTTTTCTTTGTAGGAATAGTTGTATTCCTATCTATCAATTTTGTGAATACTCCTCCCAAAGTTTCTATTCCTAATGATAGTGGTGTAACGTCGAGAAGAAGTACATCTTTTACTTCTCCTTTTAATACTCCTCCCTGGATTCCTGCACCAATTGCTACACATTCATCAGGGTTAATGTCTCTTCTTGGCTCTTTTGCAAAGTACTGTTTTACATAGTTGTATACTTGAGGCATTCTTGTTGATCCGCCAACAAGTAGAATTGAGTCAATATCCTCTGGCTCTACTTTGGCATCGGTCATTGCTTGTTGGATTGGCTTCATAGTTCTTTCTAAAAGATCTTTAGTCATAGCTTCAAATTTAGATCTTGATAGAGAAAGTTCTAAATGCTTTGGCCCAGTTTCGTCTGCAGTTAGATACGGAAGATTAATTGAAGTTTCGGCCAATCCTGATAACTCAATTTTTGCCTTCTCTGCAGCTTCTTTTAATCTTTGCATTGCCATTTTGTCTTTAGTTATGTCTTTTCCATACTGTTTCTTATATTCCTCAACTAGCCATTCCACGATACGCTGATCCCAGTCATCTCCGCCAAGGTGTGTGTCACCATTTGTTGACTTTACTTCAAATACTCCATCTCCAATCTCTAGGATTGAAACATCAAAGGTACCACCACCAAGGTCATAAACAAGAACTGTTTGCTCATGCTGCTTATCAAGCCCATAAGCAAGAGTCGCTGCTGTAGGCTCATTTATAATCCTCAATACTTTCAAACCTGCAATTTCTCCTGCATCTTTGGTAGCTTTTCTCTGTGAATCGTTAAAGTAAGCAGGCACAGTTATTACAGCTTCCGTAATCTTTTCTCCAAGATAAGCTTCGGCATCATCTTTCATTTTTTTGAGTATTTTTGCAGATAGTTCTTCAGGTGTGTAGTCTTTTCCGCCCAAAACTATCCTTACTTCTTGGTTATTACCGGGCGTAATTGTGTATTGGATAATCCTCTTTTCACTGTCTACTTCATCATATCTTCTTCCAATGAATCTCTTAACAGAGTAAGCAGTATTCTCAGGATTCGAAACAATCTGATTTTTTGCAACTCTGCCTACTAGCCATTCCCCTTTGGAGGAAACTCCTACAACTGAAGGAGTAGTTCTTCCCCCCTCTGCGTTTGGAATTACTAGAGGTTGACCTTTATCCATTACAGCCATACATGAATTTGTTGTTCCTAAATCAATTCCTAAAACTTTTCCCATTATATCCACCTCATTTACTATAATATTATTATCCTAATTACTCATTTTTTGTTACTTTTACTCTTGAGGGTCTTATCACCCTATCATTCAATATATATCCTTTTTGAAACTCTTCCACTACCCTATTGTGCTCTGATTCCTCAGAACATACTGTAGCCAACGCTTCATGGTAGAATGGATCAAATTCCTTTCCCAAACATTCTATTTCACATAACCCATGAGAGCTCAGCACATCTTTAAGATCTTTATAAATAAGTTCAATTCCTTTGAGAACTTCTTCTTTAGGTAGAGTTTCTTTTTCAGACTCCTTATAGGCTTTTATTCCTCTTTCTATGTGGTCAAGTACATTTAATATTCCTATTATTACTTCCTGCAAAGCATATTTTCTCGTATCTTCTTTTTCTTTTTCTGTTCTTTTTCTAAGATTTTGAAAATCCGCTTCACTTCTTAGAAATCGGTCATAAGTATCTTTTAACTTTGATTCACTTTCTGAAAGCTGTTTCTCTAATTCAGATAATTTATTTTGAAGCTCAGTTATTATGTCTTCATTATTATCAATGATTCCAGTTTCTTCTTCCATTTGCTCACCTATAATTTTTTATAGAGTTTATTCTCCATTGGGAAGCCAAAGCAGTTGTCCATATATGTTGCAGCTTTCTCGAGTCTTTCAAAGAGTCTATCAAAATCCCCTCTTATCTCCATCATTGTTCTAGTTAGATTTCCACCTCGGAGAGTATAATTTCGTCCGCTTTTTCTTAGTAGGCCGCATTCAATTAATTTGTTAAGCTGATTGATTACAGCACCACGAGACATGGATAGTTCTTCAGCCAATTCTGTACTTGAAACACCGTATCTACAATCAGATTTTTCTACTATGACTCTAAAGACTGTAATTGCCGTCTTGTTTACGTCTCTTCCAGTTACAATTCCTAGAGATTCGCAAACCCATTCAATGTATTCTGTCGGAGAGTCCTCAAAAGGAGCGTCTAAATCCCTTACAACGACCCTCATAGGACAGCTTCGTGAAACGGCCACTTAAGTTCACCTGAAGTTAATCTAATCAATCCATTTATAAGAGTTTCGGTTATGCTTATTTTGTCGAAATGATACTGAACAATAAAAATATTATTCATATCTTAATACTGACAATGGCCTTATTTTTGAAGTGTTGTATGCAGGTATAATCGAAGCAATCACAGATACAACTAACGACAAGAAGAATATACCTCCAAGTATTAATGGACTAATTGGTGTGCCCTCTATTTGAAGTATAAGAGAGAGCCCAAAGAAAGCAAAATACAGAATAACTAAAGATAAAATACCGCCTACTACACCAATTGCTAAGTTTTCTATAGCAAGATTTTTTAGTACGGTAAAGTTACTTGCGCCAATTGCTTTCATTATTCCTATTTCCCTCTTTCTATCAATTATAGAAAGATACATAGTGTTAGATATAACTATAATAGCAACAAAAAGGGAAAACGAGGCAAGTAAGGATATTGGAATTACAACTTGATCTATTAGTCTATTCACTATGGATAATACTTCAGAGGATTCAAATACATAATATTCTGGTGAAAACATAGCTTTGGTCTTCTTAGATAAGGCAGGTGCTTGACCCTCTTTAGCTATCACGCTCAAAGTATAAGTATAAATATCTGGAAAAGTTCCCTTAAGTGCTGAATAAGGGATTATAATATCTGATTCCTTATTGAAGGGGCCTTCTCTAATATCTTGGATAACAAATGTTTTCATATATTCATTTTCTTCTAAGGTAATTGAATCTCCAATCTTAAGTCTAAATGATTCTGCCAATCTTTTTGAAATAATAATTTCCTCACTACCGTAAGGTCCGAAATATTCAACTTCTACGTCTAATCCTACAATGTTTACACTCGTCTTAGATAGAATTGGTATTAATTTTGACTGATCTTCAGGCAATAATTTTGCATAATCTGATAATTTTACGCCATTAACTTCGAGTATATTAAACTCCTTATTTGAAGATGATCGTCTAATTCTATCTTGTGTTTCTATAGATGTAATAATTCCTAAATTAGAAGAAGGTGGACCACCCCCTTGAAAACTCGGCGCATAAACCCCAACAATCTTCATGTCAAAATAGTAATCGTTATATCTAAAGGTAATGGTATCCCCTACTCCAAACCCAAAAGTATCAACGCATTGTGTGGAAACAATTATATTATTTTTACCTATGTCCTCTTTTCCAAGGAGCCTCCCCCCTACAGTCTTAAAAGTAACAGGATTAAGTGGATTAAACTCTATATTTCTCCCGCCCAAATTTACATTGATGCATCTTTCTTCTGCCTTTATTCTCTTCTCTTCAGTAAAATCACTAATATATCGAGATATTGGTTTACCATTGACTTTATCGATATTTAAATTAAATCCAGAGAATTCATCAGTTGTTTTGTATACTGTTTTGACTTCTTCCATCAACAACAATCTCTCTTCCATATCAGAAATCTTTGAATCTGGTATGCCGTTTATTTGAATATCGTAATCTGCAAATGAAGAAAATGCATCAGCTACAAAATCTTTGAGACCTTCTCCAGTAGTAAGAACTCCCCCAACGCTGCCGAGTCCAATTGCGATTGCCAAAAGAGCTGTTGCTACTGTCCAATGATTTCTTTCAATACTTCTTAATCCTAACTTAAGTGAAACAAAATTAAAAGTTGGGAATCTAGAAACTAGTTTAATGATATATCTTGAAACAATTGTAAATATGAACATTAAAAATATTAATCCAAATACGCCCAGTACAATTAATAAAGAGCGCAAATTCAAGTATAATATTCCTCCAAAAACTATGAAAGATATAAAAACTATTTTTATAAATCCCCAATCTCTATAAAATGGCTTTTCGCCTTCCATATCTTTGAGAACTATGATTGGCCTTATTTGACTACCAATGTAAGCGGGTACTATCTGAAAAGTCAATACGGAAAATACACCTACTAAAAAACCGTACAGTAAAATAAATGGGTCTATGACTAAACGTAAAGCTGTATTGAACAATCCTTCTGCAATAAGAACAAGTTGGGTTGATATTATTATCCCAAGAATAACGCCTAAAATACTTCCACTGATACCTAAAAACAACGCCTCAAAGAGAAAAAAATTAATAACTTGAGAACTTTTAATACCTACGGCTTTCATTGTTCCTATTTCTTTTTTTCTCTCTTTCATTGATATAAACATCGTAGTAATTATACCAATTGCACCTACAAGAAGTGCTATAATTCCCGCGAGACCAAAAAACTGCAGTACAGGCCTTAGAGTATCAATAGTTGCTTCATTTTGCTCTATATAATTTGTAAGAGTTATCTGATATTTATTCCTGTCTATTAGCTGATTTTGAATTGATCTTTCGGCTTCGTACATCAAGGAATCATTTTGTGTTTTAATGAATATGCTAGAAGCATCTTTTTCTTCTAGTTCAAGAAGTTCCATTATTGTTTCATGTTTTATTATCCCTACCCCAAATATATCGGCGACACCGCCCCCTTCCTTCACTATCCCCACTACTTTGAATTCGGTTCGACCATTGTCGGATAAAACAGGTAGGGTGTCTCCAACTTTTAATTTAAGATTTTGGGCCAATATGTCATTTACAGCAATATCATATGGCTCTTTAATTAGGGTATTGAATTTTACTCCTTTGGGCTCAATTACGGGAATTTCGTCGTATAACGGATACTTTCCTGTTTCTATGCCTCTTAACCCCAAAAAAGTCTGAGTAACCCCTTCCCTTTGTATATCTGTTCCTCTTACAGTATCTATAATGTATGTGTAATCTTCAATGGTTCCCGTATCCCTTAATCCTATAATAAAATCTTCAGTTTCTCGAAAATCAAAATCACCAGTCCTAAATCCCACAGGTTCCATATCAAGCCTTAGATCTCCTCCAAAATAGTATTTTACGCTACTCTGAAGAGTGAAATTAACAGAATTGCCCATGAGACTAATGGCTACTATAGATGCTATGCTAATTGCTATTGCAAGTAAAGAAAAAAGTGTTCTTTGTTTTCTTCTTAATAGGGAGGTAGAAGCATATTTTGAATATATGCTAATTTTTGAGTTTTCCAACATTTTTCTCCCGTTCCAATCTGCCATCTCTGATATATATAACACGGTCAGCTATATTTGCCACTTCATCCGAATGTGTAACCAAAAAAATAGTAGAACCAAAATCATCTCTTAATTTTTGAAATAAATTTAATATCTTATTTTCAGTCTTAGAATCCAAGTTACCTGTAGGTTCATCGCCAAACAATATTTTCGGATTATTTATTAATGCTCTTGCAATAGCCACCCTTTGCTGTTCTCCACCGCTCATCTCAGTTGGCTTGTTATTTCTTCTATGGCTAAGTCCAACTATTTCCAATAGTTCTTCAGGATCCTTTTTTGTTCCCTTGACAAAATATGACGGCAACATTACATTTTCAATTGCTGTAAGTGTTGAAACTAAATTATATGCTTGAAAGACAAATCCAATTTTTTTACCCCTAATTTCTGCAAGTTTACTTTCCGGAAGTCTTGTTATATCAATTCCGTCGATTAGAATCTTCCCTGATGTTGGTAAATCTAAACCTCCAAGAATCCCTAGAAGGGTACTTTTACCAGATCCAGATGGCCCCATTAAAGCAACTATTTCGCCCTTTTTTACAGTAAGATCTATCCCGCGCAAGATGGGAATTTGTACATTACCAAGAGTATAGCATTTATAAAGTGCCCTTGCATCAATTACTGGAGATTCCATTTTTTAATACCCTCTAAGGATTTCAATTTATTGGCCAGATGCTTCTTTAGAAGATCCTTCTTTTTTTGATTTTCTCCTTTTTCTGTAGAAATATATTCCGCCGATAATTATGGCCAATATTAGTATTGGAACAATTAAACCTGCTATGGCTTGTCCAGCTGTTGCTTGAGGAATAGCATTTACGGAAATAAAGAATTCTTTTTCATTTGTATGAGATCCTTTATCGTCATTGTATGTGACAATGAGTTTACATTTAACTTCTCCACTACTGGCACCGGAATTTAAGGCAAATACACCGTTTGCGTAATCATCTTTTTGAATCTTACCAAGGTATGCTTCACTGTCTCCTACAAATGGAGATTCTATTTTTAGTTTAACATTATCTGCATCAGTTGTACCAATATTTTCTATTTTTAAGGTTAAGACAAAAGGCTGATTTTGAACAATCCTAGTTGGGTCGGTAGTTCTTCTACCAAGTTCCAATTGTGGAGTTCCAGATATTTTTAAACCAAGAACTTCGTTTTGTGTATGTGTGACTCCTAGATTATCCTGAAAAGTTAGAACTAAAGTCATTATATGGTTTTTTGGAGTTGTATTTTTCCCTATAGATAAATCGTAAGAAGCAACAACGTATTCACTGCTTCTAACATCTTGGAATGTTTTTGTTAAAGAAGATGAAACGGGAACAATTTCTGGATCATTTGTGTCCAATGTGACTTTCAACCACTGTAATCTGTTACCGCCAACATTTTTCAATCTAAGATTAAGATTGAAAACTGTACCAGGGTCAACAGTTGTGCCTTTAACTCCATTGATTGCGAAATCATCTACACTAACTAGAGTATCGCCAATAACTTTAATCTCTACCTCTTCTTGATAATTCCCTCTGTTTGTTTCGATAATAACAGGTATTTTGTAATTTCCATAAGCAGCTCCACTGTCAACGTCAATTACAAAGAAAGCACCTTTAGGGATAGTCGTAAGATTCCCAATTACAAATTGATCAGATTCTTTATTTGAAGCTGAAAATGGGGAAGAAAGGTCCAAATATACCTTTACAGTTTGAAACTCTAGAGAGGTTTCATTATTAATAGTAACTGTAACGAGATTATTTTCAGTGCCTGCTTTAAGGGAAGACCCCTGAGCCACTATAATATCAAAATTCTTATCAGATGCTGAAACATACATACCTGTTGCCAAAAGCAACATTCCAATCATTAAATAAGTTATTATTTTCATAACATCACTTTAAACTATCTTGAGATTTTTAGAATTATTCTTTTTATATATTTTTCGACTATTTCCGCTTAAATATTGGATTTAATTAATTTTTCAATTTCCATTGCGATTGATTTACCTACACCATTTATCTTCAATAATCCTTTTAATCCTTCATTTATATATATCGTACTTATGCTCTCATCAAGTTCATCTATTTCCCTTGCCGCTTTTCTATATGCCCATTCTTTATATCGTTCTCTCCCCTCCAATTGAATCTCTCTGGCTTTTAGAAATAATTTTTCTGATACTTTTTTGTTAATTTGATACTCTATAGGAAAATAATCTATAGGTCGTGTAATATGGTTTTGAAGTTTATATTTTTGACAATATTTCGAGACTATTTTATGGGTTTTAATATTGACTTGTGAATATAG is from Methanofastidiosum sp. and encodes:
- the grpE gene encoding nucleotide exchange factor GrpE, producing the protein MEEETGIIDNNEDIITELQNKLSELEKQLSESESKLKDTYDRFLRSEADFQNLRKRTEKEKEDTRKYALQEVIIGILNVLDHIERGIKAYKESEKETLPKEEVLKGIELIYKDLKDVLSSHGLCEIECLGKEFDPFYHEALATVCSEESEHNRVVEEFQKGYILNDRVIRPSRVKVTKNE
- the dnaK gene encoding molecular chaperone DnaK, encoding MGKVLGIDLGTTNSCMAVMDKGQPLVIPNAEGGRTTPSVVGVSSKGEWLVGRVAKNQIVSNPENTAYSVKRFIGRRYDEVDSEKRIIQYTITPGNNQEVRIVLGGKDYTPEELSAKILKKMKDDAEAYLGEKITEAVITVPAYFNDSQRKATKDAGEIAGLKVLRIINEPTAATLAYGLDKQHEQTVLVYDLGGGTFDVSILEIGDGVFEVKSTNGDTHLGGDDWDQRIVEWLVEEYKKQYGKDITKDKMAMQRLKEAAEKAKIELSGLAETSINLPYLTADETGPKHLELSLSRSKFEAMTKDLLERTMKPIQQAMTDAKVEPEDIDSILLVGGSTRMPQVYNYVKQYFAKEPRRDINPDECVAIGAGIQGGVLKGEVKDVLLLDVTPLSLGIETLGGVFTKLIDRNTTIPTKKSEVFSTATDNQSSVEIHVLQGERPIAADNHTLGKFTLSGIPPAPRGIPQIEVTFDIDANGILNVTAKDKGTGKEQSITIQASANLSKSEIENLKKEAEVHAQDDIKKKELIEARNQADTVIYTTEKAIKDFGDKIEVSKKSELEGLITELKNAMNSNNPQEINEKTEKLSKSMYEVSAKIYQQTQSAQEQPSEEPKTEGQTNTGDNVYDADFEVTDEDKKD
- a CDS encoding mechanosensitive ion channel; this encodes MKKIFYFILFVIIFLSLLFYLIDYTNIILNKIYYSFLTITLTYLIFKYFFQDNISNKIKDSKTRYSFKKTIYVLYIILTATIIIRIWVQDTQTLVISYGLFAAGVAISLQEFFKNFVGGIVLFVTREYSVGDRIEIKGKYGDVIDIGILNTTLLEIREWVSSDQPTGRLSIIPNGQILYATVNNYTKDNKYIWDEIEIPISYESNWEKAIILIEGIVKEYTKEIVINAEKEISELSNKYYLSNKAVVPEVYISLTDNWINFNVRYIVEVRERRKVYSDLSKLFLKAIQSSEDINIASETLKVS
- the dnaJ gene encoding molecular chaperone DnaJ, which gives rise to MAKRDYYEVLEITKNATDEEIKKAYRRLAKKYHPDLNKGDKSAEEKFKEISEAYEVLMDKNKKTNYDKYGHAGVNSQFGREGFEWSNFTHFSDLEDIFGGGFGGGGFGDSIFDIFFGSSGQRGGTYRPQRGRDLKTGISITLEEAYTGTKKSLKMNKGLKCSDCQGSGSKGGSPPKVCPACGGSGRVQARRETVFGTFATVTACNTCGGRGKVIVEKCPKCGGSGSVRGEKTINIDIPKGIEDGTTLRVSQEGEMGSLGGPPGDLYVEIRVLPHSNFKREGADLVYSQSISMAQAALGCSLSVPTIDGKANVKVPPGTQPDTILRLKAKGMPKLRGFGTGDLLVRIKVEIPKNLTSEERDILKKYAQIRREEIN
- a CDS encoding alpha/beta hydrolase, whose protein sequence is MACCLSIENNTQDSTSLLKYYDIQYDSIKGVDPKLNSLDIYTTNSEELKPIMIYVHGGAWRLGDKTSVGLKPLAFTEKGFIFISINYRLSPNAKFPVHVQDVGKAIAWIYANAENYGGDKKQIYLMGHSAGAHLVTLVSTDERYLKENSLNLNNIKGVISLDAVYDLDLLYKTYNNIPEAYILTFGKDPEFLIYSSPVTYVEKDKDIPPMFIAYSGGGLVGSLRNRDIQSENFVNKLREFNFYSELVPTLDKSHMSINSDFGNQNDYLTGKAFEFLERIQNN
- a CDS encoding phosphoheptose isomerase; translation: MKYLREHIGSNGKKTSPRLLEGLKNFIIDIDGVICDDIPNEEPERMSTANEIPNAKATINKWYEEGHIITFFTSRTEKERDVTVKWLEDHGFKYHNIIFGKPRGGNYHYIDDKDIRATRFEGKFGDFVKKTKEIQVFE
- a CDS encoding class I tRNA ligase family protein, yielding MSYETTSNLSFYNSLSKKIDKLDIPISKEIKMFTCGPSIYRKPHIGNYRTFLFEDILQRYLEYMGYNVTRLMNFTDIEDKAIEEAKSKGISVNELTKKIADIFHDEIKLLNIKTPTYIVR
- a CDS encoding ArsR family transcriptional regulator gives rise to the protein MAVSRSCPMRVVVRDLDAPFEDSPTEYIEWVCESLGIVTGRDVNKTAITVFRVIVEKSDCRYGVSSTELAEELSMSRGAVINQLNKLIECGLLRKSGRNYTLRGGNLTRTMMEIRGDFDRLFERLEKAATYMDNCFGFPMENKLYKKL